CCTTCTCCTTTTGAAACCGTCACtcgtcaccaccaccaccgctcGTCACCATCATCGCCGTCCAACACCATAGACCTCTATCTCTCTCTGATTTGTTTTGATTTCGATCCTAATCTCAATCTCTCCGCATATCACCTATCTTCTCTCTCAAACTCACCACTTCTCAATCAGTCGATGAAGATAGGTACATTCTgataattttgttctttaattgtTGATTCTTTGATTAACTTGTTTTAGTTTGTACGAAGGTTTCAGAGAATTAAAGGCTGGAGAAAACAGTCTAAGCTTGGAGAATCAGAGCAAGGTTGTGGTGAACACATGATAAGAGGTGTCAGAGAAGACATTGCAATGGCGTCGAAGATGGAAAAGAAGATATGGAGGAAATTGAAGAGCCAAAGtgagggaagaagaagatgagaatcTGAAGCTAAGAAGTGATAGAAGAAATAtgtcggagaagaagaagagtccaAGCTCGCCGTCGTCCTTACCTATCTCGAGTATCGGCCTCAACTCTCCCTTTCGGTGGCGGCTAAGATTGAGGAAGAACTTGGTTAGGTTTAGATAGGTTTATCTATAGTAAATTGGTTTAACTAGGGCTAGTTAATAATTGTAATTTGTAATTGTAATCTATGtaaaccaaattttattttttttataaatacaaacagatttaattataaattaatttctactttatatttttatttttaaataattgaataaaataaatatttttaaaattaaattattttaatgtaaataataacaaaaaaaaaacgctattaaaaaatatttaattgcatACAAAAAAGCGCTATCGTATATAACAATAAGATAacagtgcaaaaaaaaaacgctaTCTAAAGTGGTTGATCTATtatgacgggcgatgatacAACGCTTCAAAAACCGCTATCATATCGATAGATAGCGTTTTTCGTCCGCTAAGAAAAGcgtttttttcttgtagtgatcctCTGCGAGTTTCTAGACAGAAGAATACAATGATAGGTTTTCGAAAACTTCTGCCTATTCCACTATTTATGTTTGATGTAGAGGTCTTTCTATTAAAGAAGTCAAGTAAATGTTGTAGGTTCTTGGAGATGAAGGTGTAATGAGAGTAGGAtttagagagagggagagagagaagaaacttAGGAGGTAATTCTTTGAGGTCCCTCTTTCTTTTAAACAATGTAGCTCTGTGGATGTTCATGAAAGAGGCGTGCTTACAGTGTTACAGTGTgttgaaaaatgtattttccttaggcccaaaatttaaaacaatttctAGTTGCTTAACTTATTTCTAAGAAAAAACTTTCCATGAGAATCGATTAACTCATTTTTTAAATCCATGCATTTTTTCTCTTATGAGATAGTATAGTATATTTACGtaataaacttatttttgtaagtGCTAAACTTGTGTATTTGGCGAAGGTGATATATCgtattagaaaattattttcactatagttgtatatatataagtttatttttaaaacttgtcTTAGGTCCCTAAAACACTTTGCACAGCACTGGTTCTTGATGAACAGAAACTCTCTACCGAATAGgtatacaacatttttttttatttttattttgttagctGGGAAGAGATTGGGTCTTTAACACCAATCTCTCCTTTGGTCTGGAGGTAACCTTTGCTGGTACCATTTATGGCGTAAAACACTCTTTCTACCAGGTTTCCAACTAGTATAAAAAAGGGAAAATTGTCAATTAAATCACCAACTTTCAAATTTGGTTGAGAAAAAGTAAGAATTTTCTAGTGGGTCATTTAAAGAATCAATTTATCTTGACTATTCGTTTTAAGATTCAACTTATTTTGACTAAGCTATTTTTAAAACGTCGTTAAAATGGTTAACATATTGAGTTTAACAGAGTTAATCTCCGTTTCTAATCTCTGTCAAATCCATACGAAGTCGTTTTGAAATactattaaaaacatttttcaaagGATTCGAACCCATGTCCAAAACCTCAATCATATCAAAGGTAAACCACTAGACTACTTACAATTTCATTAACTAGTGGTAGATACTAATAGTTATTATTAAACCCTCAAATTGTTTCTTCTCCAACATAAATCCCTAAATCGTTTTTGGATCTAATAAACCCTAATTCATTTCTTCTCAAAACCTAATTCTGTAATCTGTAACTGTATTCTATCACTTATCCAATTTACGATTCAAAACCATTgatgtaaaaacttaaaaattcaAGTGGCTGGAGCTCTCTCAATACAGTTATTACACACTTCTCTGCAGAAACTTAAAAACTCACTTCATCAAATTGCTTATCCTAGGACGCGGACAAGAAAGGGCTGTCTATAATAGGAGAAGAAAAGCATGTCAGATCAAGTTGGTTCTTCTACTATTAGTATATACCACTAGTTAATAAAATGGTGCAAGTAGTCTAGTGGTTTACCTTTTATATGATTGAGGCATTCGATTCGAGTTCGAATCccttgaaaaatgtttttaaaaaaaatcaaaacgatTAACCATTTTAACGGCGTTTTAAGAAATGGTTTGTTAAAACGACTAGTCAAGATAAATTGAAACTTTAAATGGCCCATTAGAAAATTCATGtttttttaaaccaaatttGAAAGTTGGTGATTTAAAGTCCCGTATAAAAACAACACCGGCACTTATGCTTAAACTAACTCGTCACTTACGTCCGGTGGTAGGTGTACAACACTTAGAACTGATTTGCAATAGAAGTTCCAATACTCAAAAAAATAATGATGTGTTCAGTACAAAAATTTAGGAATGATTGTTTCTATTCTAATTTAGTATCATTATCTATTACAAACGTCATCAGTTACGTTTTGAGATATGGTTTTCTATTAAGAGAATTCAACCACTAGTCTACATTATATTGTGGGGCCATTAGGAACTTGGATTAACTGATACTATTTCCTCAAAGTTTgtattgaaatttaaaacatgAAGATAATTTTTATAGTTTGTAGATTTTGCCTCTGAACTAAAACCTCGTCATAGGGTTTAGTCTAGAATTGGACACCCTAGTTTTCGTGGAACAAAAGCAGACGCATAAATAATGATATTTTGACTTCGGAACAAAAATAGAGTCAAAGATCAAGAAAAGTTCTTTTAGCGATTCCCTATTCTCTGCTTTTTGAAGATCCTAAACAATTAAGTCTGAATAAATCACAAGATTCGTGACAAGTAGCGTCACTCTCAAGACATTATGAAGTGAGGACCAAGATGTAGCTACCACTTGTCCCACAACAACTTCCCATCATTATCATTCCTGTCCCGATCTAGAATAATTGAATACTGTATGCTCCATTTTGGTTTTTGATCATTTAACAGTTTATTTTGCGTTTGAACATTTCTGAAGAATTGTAAATCAAACAATATACACTTggtatgatatttttttttttccagaggTTAAAATTAGGAATGAGCACAACAAAACAGTCCGAAtttaaaaaattgctttggTCCTAAAGAATTAAACACCATATACTAGCTTCGTGAAGCAAAAACAGAAGCATAAAAAGTCATCAAATAGCATCTGTAATTTTGGAGCACCATTCTTAAAGGAAGCTATACAATTAACTCGGACGAAACCaaagaaacaaatgaaaaaaagaagaagaacgatCACAAAGTTTCAAGACAAGTAGAGGGGCCACATCAAAAGACAGAACCGCAAGAAAAAACAGTAAACTAATGCTAATTAGTACTGATCAAACCCTCTTTTGGTAAGGAAACTGCTTAGCATTACGGTCTTAATCCAATTTGATTctatctttctcttcttcttgcttctttgGTGCTGCCGGAAAATATTTGATTCCGGTAAGGTCACCTGCTTTGCTTATAACCTGTCATAACACAGAGAGTATCTATAAGCACAGTCCCTTTATTATGTTCTTTTTGTAGACTTTTGGGGTTAGACACAAATATTTCTTTACTATGCTGAGAATTTGTTAAGGCTTCATCAATTGTATAGTAAATGATAATTGTATAGTAAATGATATAAGGAGAGCACGCGAGTGAACTCAAAGAAAGATATTTTCTTTTACCTTTAGAGCTTTGATAAGATCTTCTCTTGAGTGAGATGCGGATATGCAAATGCGAGCCCTGGCTAGCAATAGAGGTGTAGCTGGGAAACCAACAACCACAACTGCGACCTGTTCACAGTTTTAAACGTACATTGAAGAGGTGAGAGTCTCTTTTGCGTAAAAAAAGCAAATGAGATACTGGAAAAAAGACAAGAGTCTGTATTTACGTTTTCTCGCAAGCATTCCCTTGAGAAGGCTGGGATTTTTGCTGGATTGTAAAGCATTATTGGCATGACTGGGGAATCATTGTCTCCAAGGACCTCAAATCCCATCTTCTGCAACTCAGCCCTGAAAAAGTTGCTGTTCTCCCTTATCCTTGCTAACTTTTGCGCACCTGCCCCAGATTTTTTAGAAGAATTTTGAGACTACATAACTTGAGATTATGAAGCTCAGAAAACAATAGAGAGGTACCTCTGTTTGAACCGTCCTCTCCAAGGATAACTTTTATGGCTGATATGATTTGTTGCGCTGAAGGAGTTGAGATTGATGTTGCGTAAAGGTGAGCCGGGCAATGGTACTTCAAATATTGGATGAGGTCCTACAGAAATTGAAAGCACAAAATATGATATAAGCCCTTGGTTGATTTTGAGATAAACTGCACTACTTGCCTAGACAAAAATAAATGGTCTGTTGTGTAGGATTAGGGCCTTAGTAGAAACAGCTCTTTCCTCATTTTTAACAAGGTTCATCGCTTTATTATAAGAGATCTTTACATAATTGCAAAAGAACGGTATATAATTTGCTAACCTTGGATCCGGCAATATAGCCACCACAAGATCCGAAAGATTTGGTAAAAGTCCCCATCATTATGTCCACATCAGCTGTGTCAACTCCGAGAAGTTCGCAAACACCCCTGCCTGTTTTTCCAATTGCTCCAATACTGTGAGCTTCATCCAAGTAAACATAAGCCTGCAACAAGGATATACAAGAAGTTAAGAGTTGCACATCCGACGACCAAATTAGTATAGAATAATTTCATTAAAGAAAGTGGATCTCACCTTATACTTCTTGCAAACTGAGACAATCTCGGGAAGTTGACAAATCTCCCCTTCCATGCTGTAAATACcctcaacaacaacaataatttTCTTCCAGGGTCTGTGTGTCCTAGGTTGTCCCTCAGCGATTTGTTCTTTCAATACTCTTTCCAAATGAGCAGGTGCTGAAACAAGGGAGCATGAAGGAAGGAAGGCCACCAAGTTACATGGATAACAAAAACCTGGAAAGTGAAGCATAAGAAATGCTTACTGTTGTGTTGGAAAACGCGGATAGTGGCTCCTGAACCTCGAGCACCGTTTACAATGGAAGTATGGTTCAAAGAATCGCTTATTATCAACCCTCCCTGTATAGGACAAAGATGCTACTAAAACATAGGTCTTTGGGAGTAGCATCCATCGGCGTTCATGACAACGTACCTTTCCAATCAAGACAGGAATGATAGCCGAGTTTGTTGCGAAGCCCATGCCAGTGACAATAGCAGCAGGTTTGCCCACATAGTTGGCAACACATTCTTCAAGTTCTGCATGCACAGATGTAGTCCCTGATGGCAGAGGAtgtcagaaaataaaaaaaaaaaaaaaagagaagagagattgTTCTTTCTTGACCTAATACATTTAAGAGAAACTGGAACCTGCATCAACGCGAGAGCTGCATGTACTTGCTGAAAACTTCTTCAAGGACTCAATAACACGGGGCGTGCAATACTCATCGAAAGAACCAAATCCAAGATAATTGTAAGACCCCAAATTGAGGCACCTTGTGCTCTTTGTTGTTCGCCTGCAACCACCAAAGGGTTAAACCTTTACATATGGTTAGAATAGAAGGAGAGGGACACACTCACTTGAGGGTCTTGTTGTTGTCATTAGAGTACCTCTCGATAACATCAACCCAAGAATCAGGAGCACTTGATATGGGACGATTAAAACAATCCTTTATTCACAcgttataaaacaaaacattaggAATCAAGCAGTAATAACACATAATCATAAACAAAATATCTCTCCACCAATGCCAAGATTCAATTCCGagatattttcttaacaaatcgaaccaaaaaatgtttttttttttttttttggtatattaaTTTGTGGGGGTCACCAATGGAAGTTAATGAAAGAAAGAGAGGAACCTGAATACGGTGATACAATCGTCTGATGTAGAAATCCTCGTGAGCCAAGCAGATGGGGGCGTATCCCTGGAGATTGTTGGTGGAGCACCAATCGAAGATAAGGCGGGAGTAATCGCGAAGCTGCCCAAAGGCGAAGAGCAAGCCGTAGCTGAAGTATGTGGATACGGCCGTGAGGTATGGGATCGTAATCATATTCACACCCCTCCAAATgattccttctccttctctcttgTGAGTTTTGGATACAGATTCGGAAACGATGAGATCTGGAAAAATCTGCGCCTTTCTcacgggagagagagagatttgaatTGGATCTCTTCCCCTTTCTTCTTCAAAAAACAACAAAAGGATCCTTcaaatcttaccaaaaaaaaaaaaaaaaactattccttGTCACTTTACTTGGACCAGAAAAGTCTGAACCACAACTTACCAAAACCTCAATTATAATCCAATCCTAATCTTTTTTATCGATACATGTAGGGATCGGGTAAAATATCCGGACACgaaaacccaaaccgaatctAACCTAAAATAATCATACTAAGTTCGAATCAAAATTGGTAAGATACTCAAATGTCCTAAGAGCTTGATCAGATTTTTACCCAAACTGAAAAATTTTACACACACGCAAATTTTTAACATGGTGCAAATAAATCTGATTAGGAAGACGGCTTAGATGATGCAGTTAGACGTAGATCTTCGTAAAACAGGTAGTAttatcgtctatgtaatatttctcataaatgtaatgtcataataaatcagctttataaaaaaaaaaatatgaattacaaatatgtatttaaatattcaaaatatttaaaaatatttgaaattatctAAAGTACAGCTAAAAGTTCTACTTGTTTAACGACATGAAAGAAATAATATTGTATTTCATAAACTAAAGAACATTTAGTATACAAGTACATACTAGGTGATTGTCCGTGATTACGCGGATataagtatttttgaaaatttaatatataatataatagttttaacatatttttgtcattctaagatatatttatattttacagattaaatgtaaaatttatttattatatatctttcaaaataaatatatttgatatatttgtttattttcattattttattactttttataCATACAATACTTTATAGTATATTATTTGGCTTTTTATCAacaactaaattaaaaatagttagtATATGCTTCAATTTAATTActtacaatataataaaatttatatgttgtgtagtgtttaaattttttggttGTCTAACGCCAATTTATTATATTACATGATATTATTACATCcaataatatttgataaaatgatatgcatattataataatttctaAAATCACTATAAATTTGATCGACTAATATGAATTAGAGTAATTGACCATCTGGATTATTTGACGGTCAAAATGCAATATTTTGACTTATTATTCTGGCTAGTGGAGAGATGATAGACATTATGATCAATTCTCATTGAAATAGCTCATATGATTATTCTTACAACCTAATTGACATGGTTTGTAATTCAAGTTTACACTAGACCTGATCCGCgcagcgcggatatgaattttcggtttttggttatttatttaactaaatgatgtatttataatatttgatgtattatattcaccaactaaatatttgtttttgcatcttaaaccatctatttatgaCGAATgttcgatatcatataaaaaattgaacaaataaacgtaattagagaattgtagacaatatacaaaaacaatggttattaatgtaaaatatgaagaaatattatattatgacttagtatgacataagagattataaattagttgtacatgtttaaaaaaaatacaatgatttttaaacttttatgaaaaatttaacatataaaaaagggcgatgaattagtcatcaaattgtaaataatttcataattatattaataataaattatttatagtattttttttccgtcaagataattattagatatccataacattaatatgttaaaagaccatattatgaaagcccatgttgtaaccattttttccgggaagtgtaacaaaaataaattacctTTAACTCTacgttttgtttaagttctgtgtcggtaaaagattaaaaaaaatctctctatctttttcaatgttcaatttgaagcttattattCTAAATCATACTcaaatataggcaattggttggaatctctatatctttatattcttacaaattttaaatttattgttttctcttctacaagcaaatcaattaccgaagtaatagatcaattggttggaatcaaatctattcttataattagtgtaattatggttaccgtttctatatttaataggtacattaaagatacgatattgaagatattttgttttgattaatagaagatattggattttgagtttgtatttattggtttgttttttataaagcttagaaaatcaataggatgattggttggttgatacatcctataaagaaaacgaaaactataggtggtttgaatattgtacatcgatcgatgcatgatgtaagtagactatataaaacttgagcatgatcatttcaaactaaagtatatgtaggttatatgcattttttatattgtagttaatatattttaaatattacatatgtcaagtgattcacgttttcgtaaaaaataaaattcaagttcattattgggcgtactcgtccgtaataagctacattaaatatatgatttatttttaggttcatttaatgatgttaagtttaaatttgattaaagaaaactcattaatttaactggaaaagacaagcattaaaataggtaggttCATTTAGTGACAttatgtttaaatttgattaaggaaaactcattaatttaattggaaaagacaagtattaaaatagataatttaatttaattctcagtggcatgcaaatgtaaataaattagaaaacttATGGGTATTTTTTAAtgagtacttctcttttaataatatagatgtgtatacttaaaatataacattttgcaaaaaatataaacatactAATTAAATATATGGCTGATTAACATTCTCTTTCACCAAGAATGAGactttgatttattatttacatttcaGGAATCCTATAACTTACGAAGTTTTTCATTTTCGTCTGTGATGTGTAGAATCTATAGAAATTATCCattaaattgttatatatatatatatttcccaTTATAAAAATTTGGTTCATTTACTTTTCTAACATTTAAACGATACAAAgtaatattacatatatttacaCGATAGatgattttgatatttattttatatttccctTATAAAGcataaatttaatgttttcttttttatc
The window above is part of the Brassica napus cultivar Da-Ae chromosome C3, Da-Ae, whole genome shotgun sequence genome. Proteins encoded here:
- the LOC106387825 gene encoding long chain base biosynthesis protein 2b isoform X1, whose translation is MITIPYLTAVSTYFSYGLLFAFGQLRDYSRLIFDWCSTNNLQGYAPICLAHEDFYIRRLYHRIQDCFNRPISSAPDSWVDVIERYSNDNNKTLKRTTKSTRCLNLGSYNYLGFGSFDEYCTPRVIESLKKFSASTCSSRVDAGTTSVHAELEECVANYVGKPAAIVTGMGFATNSAIIPVLIGKGGLIISDSLNHTSIVNGARGSGATIRVFQHNTPAHLERVLKEQIAEGQPRTHRPWKKIIVVVEGIYSMEGEICQLPEIVSVCKKYKAYVYLDEAHSIGAIGKTGRGVCELLGVDTADVDIMMGTFTKSFGSCGGYIAGSKDLIQYLKYHCPAHLYATSISTPSAQQIISAIKVILGEDGSNRGAQKLARIRENSNFFRAELQKMGFEVLGDNDSPVMPIMLYNPAKIPAFSRECLRENVAVVVVGFPATPLLLARARICISASHSREDLIKALKVISKAGDLTGIKYFPAAPKKQEEEKDRIKLD
- the LOC106387825 gene encoding long chain base biosynthesis protein 2b isoform X2 is translated as MITIPYLTAVSTYFSYGLLFAFGQLRDYSRLIFDWCSTNNLQGYAPICLAHEDFYIRRLYHRIQDCFNRPISSAPDSWVDVIERRTTKSTRCLNLGSYNYLGFGSFDEYCTPRVIESLKKFSASTCSSRVDAGTTSVHAELEECVANYVGKPAAIVTGMGFATNSAIIPVLIGKGGLIISDSLNHTSIVNGARGSGATIRVFQHNTPAHLERVLKEQIAEGQPRTHRPWKKIIVVVEGIYSMEGEICQLPEIVSVCKKYKAYVYLDEAHSIGAIGKTGRGVCELLGVDTADVDIMMGTFTKSFGSCGGYIAGSKDLIQYLKYHCPAHLYATSISTPSAQQIISAIKVILGEDGSNRGAQKLARIRENSNFFRAELQKMGFEVLGDNDSPVMPIMLYNPAKIPAFSRECLRENVAVVVVGFPATPLLLARARICISASHSREDLIKALKVISKAGDLTGIKYFPAAPKKQEEEKDRIKLD
- the LOC106387825 gene encoding long chain base biosynthesis protein 2b isoform X3; this encodes MGFATNSAIIPVLIGKGGLIISDSLNHTSIVNGARGSGATIRVFQHNTPAHLERVLKEQIAEGQPRTHRPWKKIIVVVEGIYSMEGEICQLPEIVSVCKKYKAYVYLDEAHSIGAIGKTGRGVCELLGVDTADVDIMMGTFTKSFGSCGGYIAGSKDLIQYLKYHCPAHLYATSISTPSAQQIISAIKVILGEDGSNRGAQKLARIRENSNFFRAELQKMGFEVLGDNDSPVMPIMLYNPAKIPAFSRECLRENVAVVVVGFPATPLLLARARICISASHSREDLIKALKVISKAGDLTGIKYFPAAPKKQEEEKDRIKLD